Proteins from a single region of Oncorhynchus kisutch isolate 150728-3 unplaced genomic scaffold, Okis_V2 Okis01b-Okis20b_hom, whole genome shotgun sequence:
- the LOC116358864 gene encoding zinc finger protein 239-like, translating to MSSLNYSPLAKEEEVCWTEKEGLWLNVVVKEEKEEEDVTVKQEVEGDAVTVKEEEKDSFRVKEEDVTVKEEEKEKEEDAVFGVKEEMTVISKKEEEEEEETGDLINTRERRDYLGSSGEPQQQHDADEVEKSLSTSEHIKKHPQRLIYSTELKRHQRINTGEKLHSCDQCGKSFAKAGGLATHHRIHTGEKPYHCSDCGMSFATSSQLIRHQKTHTGEKPYCCDQCGKRFIQSANLTVHKRIHTGEKPYHCSNCAKSFSTSSGLITHQRTHTGEKPYHCSDCGKSCTTSSALISHQRTHTGEKHYHCSDCGKSFATLSNLTQHQRTHTVGKPHSCDQCEKRYSHLMSLIKHQKIHEEDTDLGRRTQSVE from the exons atgagttcactaaacTACTCTCCTCTTGCTAAAGAAgaagaggtctgctggacggagaaagagggTCTGTGGCTGAATgttgtcgtgaaagaggagaaggaagaagaggatgtcacagtaaaacaagaagtagaaggtgatgctgttacagtgaaagaagaagagaaagactcgttcagagtgaaagaggaggatgttacagtaaaagaagaggagaaagagaaagaggaggatgcggtttttggagtgaaagaggagatgACTGTCATATCgaaaaaggaggaagaagaggaggaggagacaggagacctgattaacacca gagagagacgggactATCTTGGGTCCTccggggagcctcaacaacaacatgatgctgacgaGGTTGAGAAGAGTCTCTCCACGTCAGAACACATCAAGAAACACCCGCAGAGATTAATCTATTCAACAGAACTTAAAAGACATCAGAGAATCAATACAGGAGAAAAACttcatagctgtgatcaatgtgggaagagttttgctaaGGCAGGAGGCCTGGCAACACACCACAGAATACACACGGGAGAaaaaccttaccactgctctgactgtggaatgAGCTTTGCTACCTCAAGCCAGCTGATAAGAcatcagaaaacacacacaggagaaaagccttattgctgtgatcagtgtgggaagagattcaTTCAATCAGCGAACCTGACTGTACAcaagagaatacacactggagagaaaccgtacCACTGCTCCAACTGTGCGAAGAGCTTTTCTACTTCAAGCGGATTGATAAcacaccagcgaacacacacaggagagaagccttaccactgctctgactgtggaaagagctGTACCACCTCAAGTGCACTGATATCACACCAGcgtacacacacaggagagaagcatTACCACTGCTCTGATTGCGGGAAGAGTTTTGCTACTTTAAGCAACCTGACACAacaccagcgaacacacacagTAGGAAAGCctcatagctgtgatcaatgtgagaAGAGATACTCCCATCTAATGTCTCTgattaaacatcagaaaatacatgaaGAAGATACAGACCTAGGTAGAAGAACACAGAGTGTAGAAtga